In Zonotrichia albicollis isolate bZonAlb1 chromosome 5, bZonAlb1.hap1, whole genome shotgun sequence, the genomic window TGAGGAGGCACTGTGTCTTTCATTAATGGAATCATGGGATTACTTAACCACTGTCACATTTTGACAATTTATTGGAGCTAATGGCTCAGTGCAAACAAGTAAGGAGATTCCGAGCCTCCTCTAAATATCTTGAGTGCTTCTTACTTCTGTTTTTTAATTATGATTTTCCATTATAGAAATGTGCAGAAATTCCTGTATTATATTTTGTCAGTGTTTTATAGAGCTAGAGTTTAAATTCCACTTGGAATTGGAGAGAAAGACAGCAATTAATTTTAAGCATCTTGAGTAAGTATTACAGTGTTGGTGGATGGGGGAGAAGGAAAGAGCTAAAGGAAATTTTTATGTATATGTAAAAATGGAGAAGTGAACAGGTCATCTCAGAAGGGTTTTTCAGACTTTACTGTGTTTCTGTTGTATTCTGTCAGGACAAGGATTTGTTCATTTTACTAGCATGGTGTTCTTCTTTCTAACTTGAGTGTTTATTTTATTGCAGAAAACAAGGCAGTTGGAGTGATGAAGCCAGGCCATGTATTTACAATTGAACCAATGATCTGTGAAGGTgagcagttttagcagtagAGTAAAATGGTTACTCTCGTTTGTCCTAAGTAGTGATGGAACAGGGTGCTGGTTCTATCCTGTAGAGCTGATagattttttcatttctctttggGGGAGTGATGGCTGTTATTTAAAAGCTGGCAGGAAGTGATGCTCTCTGTTTCAGGGGGCTGGCAGGACGAGACCTGGCCTGACGGTTGGACGGCAGTGACGAGGGACGGGAAGCGCTCGGCACAGTTTGAGCACACGCTGCTGGTCACAGACACGGGCTGCGAGATCCTCACCCGCCGCCTGGACAGCACTCGCCCCCACTTCATGACCCAGTGATAGCCCACACTGAGCAGGTGCATCAGAACCAGaaatatatatctatttttTGCCCCTGTACTATGCATTTTTTTAAGAGTACAGACTAGAAAGATGTCACCATTTACTTTGTTCTCGGTGATTGTAGATAAGAGGAATATCTCGAAGAACCTGACCCAATGTCTGCAAAAGCAGAGAAGAATTTAAAGAATTTCCTGCTTTCCTCCTACCTACAACACTCACGCTgtactttccttttttcttcaattATCTCTTTAGCACCTTTCTTCCAATTAGACCCACAACTGCTTCTGTTGCTGCCATGATATTAGCTAGAAAAGCGTGGGTAAGCTTTCCCACTGGGACTTGATATTTTGGGATCCAGGTTTTTTTCACCATTTCAGTGTGCCCTGTCACTCTTGGTTTGTGAGAGGCGCCTGAGATTTTAAGCATTTCTTATTCCAAAGACTTGCTCTTACTTCTGCAGATACTATTTTGGGCCTTGTTTGTTTATCAGTtgagaagggggcagaaggGAGAAAGACACGCACGTACAAGAATGGGCTACCTTTAATTCTGCCCCCATCTCTCTGCTGGTGGTGATTGCCACTGTGGGTGGCACACTGTGTTTATGGCAGGACTCGTTTCTCTTGCTGGAGATTTGATAGGATGGGAAGTTAACAAAGTCTGTCTTATATGCAGCTGCCTGGAATAAGCTGCTTTTTGGCAAAGCAGTACTTGCAGGCAGCCTCCTGCACCAAAAGTTTGGTGAAGCTGATGTATCAGACTTGCCTAGGTAAAGGAATGCAACAAGAACCAAAAAGATCCCATGATTCATGGGATCCCTACGTCTGTTAACTGTGGGGCATCTTTAAAAAGTACATCCACAGTAGCTGTGGGGGATTGGATTTGCAAGACTTACAGTGAAGTAGTATCTCAAAACAAGTCTGAGTGTGTGAAAATGAAACACCTTCAACACtgtattcattttcttttggtAATTTTTAAACGGGTCATTTTCTTCCCCCTTGGTTGAGTGAGTTTGAGGCTTTTGGGAAGTCTTAGGGGGGCAGCTATGAAAACTgatctttttttcctcagacaGGGTATAGAGTGGGCAACGTTGGTATAAATACCCCTTTATATTTTGTTAGTGGGTCGTGGTGAGCTGAAAATGGTTGTGTTAAGGAGTGTGGATTGATTAAGCCTCTCTTTTCTCTACCCTTTCTTTCTCCATGCCCATTTCCCTTTCATCATCTTTAGTGTCTCTGCTGAGGGaataaattttttcttctgaattgtAATGAAAAATTTTTCAGACCCCATTGTGGACTTCATCTTACACCACtgtaacacaagaaacttaagcCAAGACAGACATTAAAAATCATACAATCGTGGGCATAAAATACACCTCTTAGAAAATGTCTGGTGAATTTGTTGCCACAGATCCAAGAACATGAAGTGCTGCATACCCTTGGCTCCCTTTGGCACTGCAGAATTTAGGTGGGGGAAAAGGGTTAGTGCTTCACAGAACTGGACTCGTCTACTTCCAAATTTGccagaaaacatctctgccctgagTGCCTCAGACCTCTGTTGCTGTATCACTGCAATGTTTTCATTACTTTATTCTTGTTTTAATTATGCAGTAAAGCGACCTGAAACGATGCACAGAGTGCATGTGCGTGCGTGTGTGTGTAGAGATTTTTAACAAAACAGACTGTAGTACCTGAGTGGGATTACCTGTGCTGAATGAGCTGTGTTGAGGAGATGCCTGTCCTGGAGGTTTGCCCACCATATCCTTCACTTGAATGGTTACAATGGTCTTGCCTTttctatgtgtgtgtgtatgatgCAGGGGGTGGGGGGCTTCATTTTTGgtcaataaaataaaagttgCAGCTGCTTTTAACAGaaataagggttttttttgtcttgtaaTCCAAACCCAGACATAGAATTTTCAATTACATCCAGGTTTGCTTGCAGTGGTGTAAGCCCCACTGGTAGATGCAGGTACCTACCAGAACTCATCCTTAAACCCACACATGTGCCACTTGGATACCTCTTTGTTGTTGCACTGATACAACCAAATTTAGCACATTTTTAATGCAAGTAGGCTATGACACTATGTATTTCTGCCTATAAATTGAAATCACAGCATGGTAACTGCTTGTAATGAGTTCATACTagtgtatttttaaatgagTGGGAAGCTTAGTTAGCATCTACACCTGATCTTGCAACATAAGAGGGCACATCAGCCttgaaaacaaaatttattaaataaaaatattaagaaaaactattttttcaGCTATCTAGACATGACATACTAGACTTGTGCTGACTGGATTGTGGAAATCAACTATTTTTATTCTTACAGAAGTTGCTATCTACTTAAATAAAAGATCCTATCTTAAATCTCCTTTTAATGAACTTTTTAGCAATTGTATACACTTTTACCAAAAACACAATCCTGCAACTAGTTCTGAATCAATCTCttaatgtatttttcctttacaggactaaagggaaaaaaacattaaaattacttattttaCTGTAAGTCAGTGTGAAAATCCTTCATGCTGTTTCTGCAACTTGACTTGAATATTTAAGGAGAGAAGGTTTGGTAGATGGTGTGTAAGAGTAGCAGCAGGAGGGGCCAGCCTGCGTGTTTCACATGCCAGCCAGAGAGTGCATGCACATTGCCGTCACAGCGGATGCGCAGTTCAATACAGTACCTTGGTCACCAAAAATGGGGTAGAAGCTCTTGGCTTTGAGTCCCTTGGTTTGCTGAACAacttcaaaaaaacccctatttCAAACATGCCCCATTCAGTCAAAAGCTTTGCAGGATGAAGTAGTGGCTGGGACAGCAACTCCTCAGGCTGGGAAGAAGCTGGAAGTCTTTGGCCCAAGCACTGTGGTATCACTACATTCTTTGTTGTTGGTATTACAGCCTGGATTCCCACAAACACTCTGAGATGCAGATTCTCTGAAGTAATAATGTAATGCAGACAAGATTTTGTGGTTTTCATCTAGCCTGTGCAGCACAGAGGAACAGCTGTTCAGTGTAAGTATGTTAACTCTGTTAGATCCAGCTGGGGGGTGGTTTGCCAGGTTAGCTAGTATTGTATTGATATAATCTTCTAATTATGGACTACTCTCACTGGAACAGCTTAACAGCAAATTTTCTACTGGATTTTCTGATGTTCAGCCAGCCTTCCTGGAGCTACAAGGTATTGAGAGTCACCTCATTGCTGAGCTAAAAGGCTCAGTTTTATGTTACCAATTCAACTTTTATTTCCTCCTGATGCTCAAAATTGAATTCTTATGACATTCACATTTGTTCTTTACTGTCTAAAATTAAGTAGAAATGCAGTACCTCAACTACTTTCAGAATGCTGTAGGGGATATTTTTTAGTGAGAGATGGAAAAGATGTAATTGTCCCAGTTATATAGCAGTGGCTTGGAATAATTGTTGGTGGTGAGAGGGAATTTCTTCTAATAAGATTACTGTTTGCATTCTGTGTTCTCTGCTAGAAGTTATTTTGACCAGAGTTCTTTAAAACATGAAACTTCTCCCTTAATCAGTGTCCTTGATTCACTGAGAAACACTGAGTTTCTGTGtatctaacttttttttttttaactggctGGGCTGCCTCTGCTTTGCAGTCTATTTTCTGCTATTTCTTTATGTTTTTCTGGATGTGAGGCACTGATTCCAGGTTTCAATACAAAAAGAACCTTATCTAGTCAGTTCACTAAACCTAGAGTTAAGAAAACCTGCAACTCCAAAACTGAGACTTAACCCCTTCCCCtccaacaaaaaaatcccaggaaaccCTGCAGTCATCATCATGCAATGCTCTTTCCTgttcccctgcagccctcaAGAGCAGACTTGCTCTAATTGTAGTATTTCCTGCTTCAATGGCACAATCAGGTTTCTGACTAGAGGTGGCAATCCCATGCTGTGTGTTATTGCAGTGTTGGCTGCAAAGTTTGCTTCATTTGCCAGTAAGTTAAGGAAATGGGACAACTGTCCTACTGCAGCCTTGGAGGACACCACTAGAGCAAGTGAGCAGAGCAGTTTGTGCCATGATCTTTACCAGAGGCTGCCAAAGAGACCATTGAGAAATAAGGCAGAGCACGGAGCACCCCAGTGAACATGGGTAACCCTGGACACCAAAGTCTGCTCTACATTTGCCTTCACGGTGATCTGGATGTAGTTACAATCCACTGTAGCCCTAGAATAGCCTCAGAATCTTGGCAAGTTCTGGCCCCTctctcagcacagctgcagcaaatgCAGGCTGCTTCTcacccctgtgctcagctgtgCCTTGTGCAGTGAATCCCACAGCGTTTGCTGCAGACTCTGCAGAACACTCCCTCTGTCACATACACACTGAAATCACtagaggaaaacaagaaagaCACAGTCACTCTTAATGCTAAATAATTCCAACACTGGGTTTAGAAATAAGCTTTTATTAAGTCGATTTGAGTTAGCCACTATTGAATTTGAGGAATGAGTATAGAAACAGAAGTTCCATAATCAGGACTAATTCCATAATGCTATTCAGTGATTAACAGTTTATTATTTAGTACCCAGAATGCTCACCCTAAAATACACATCTTTCTAGTCCCAGTGAGTTTTCAGTTGCTTGATTCTATCTTCTGTCAAAAATTCCATTATAACAAGGCAGTCAGTCAGCATGGTGCTGGCCACTTAGAAGATCCATATTTGGCTCTAAAATTTCAGGACAGTTCGaatgcttaaaataaaaaaagaaaaaaaaattaccaagaaCTCAATTTTCTCCCCATCTCTCCCCTCCCTTTCATTGTTGAGACATATTTTAACTTCTGTCTTTTGTCATGAATGAAGTCATGCTTATGCCTAtgatatttattaaaaatccaGGATAATGCTTGTTCtcttcagtttttctttctctcctccaGTAAAATAAACTCCAAATGAACTCTTTTTCATACTAGGTGTCACTTTTCAGTAGTAGCCAAGGAGCAGTAATATGTACAGGCATTCTCCCTTTtgtctgtttggaaaaggttagGTAGCTTTCATTATTAGTTTCCTTGGACATGCTCATGTATGAATAAAGCACTGAAATGATACTGAAGTTTGTAACTGGGACAGGGATCAACTGCTGGATGAAATTTGCATAAATGCAGTGTTTCCAATTGTAACAAATACAGTCGACTGATTTATCCAAAATAGAATCCATATGAGCTGAAGCAGATAGAGCTAATACCTTCTCCAAAGTTACATACAATAGATAGATATGAGGATTGAGGTCAAATACAAAGACCGTGCTGGTTTCTGGAGACAGTGGTCAAAACTATTTGTCTATCTGCAGAGGATCCTAAATATTACTGAATAATCTTCAGTCTCTTTAAATTCCTTATTATAAGGGAGAATGTTTAGCAATGGTGAAAGCCTGAGACTGACCTGTCCCCTTTACCAGCTTTTCATCTCTATTTCTCTTTTACACTGTTGCTTGCTTTTACTGTGTGCCTGTGTTTTGGCACATGCCTGGAAAGTCAGAGAAGTGTGTTTTTATCAGAATCAATGCATGTGGTATATGTTACCCTTTAGCTTCCCTGTTTAAAATATGACAGTGGGCAGGGAGCCTGTACTTTGACAGTGTCTGATCAAGAAGTGTCTTGTATACCTTTCAATATTGTGAACATTACCTTTTTCCTGAATGCATCAGCTCAAAAGCCTCATTGATTTTGTCAAAAGGCAGCGTGTGAGTCACAAATTCATCAACCTTGATCTTTTTGGACATGTATTCAGTCACCAGTTTTGGTACACTGTCTACACTCTTCCAGcctgaaagaaggaaaacatgccttgttttttcccttttccacccatctcagaaaattaaaaacacagcCCTAACAAAACTTGTATGATCAATATGAAAAGGAGCAGAGATGAGTGACATGTCTGTCCCTCATACAGAGGTCTGGCAAAAGCACACATTACCCAAACACAAGTATTGGTGAAAAATCTTTTACTAGGTGTTCCAGCATTCAGCATTGACGGCAGCCCTCACCTAGGAAAGTATACACATGGCATCTCTATCAGGCCCTCTACATTCTTTATAACCCAACCCAGTAAGTTTTTTATTGCTTGGACAAAGAGCAGTGTAATAATTCAAAGTCTGAAATTGAACTTCCATCAACTTCAACAATTACTGAATTCTCAAAAAAAAGAACTCAATGTGGTTTTGAGTTGACAGCAGAAAATGTGTATCAAGCACTTGTTTTGTCATGTTGGCCTCACAATTTACTTAGTGGTTAAGCAACACAAATATGTAAGTTCCCATCTCTCCAAAGACCAGGTCCTTTCACTGTATGGAACTGAACCAAACCTTCACTTGGTGGTAAAGCAGTTTCCCTATCCCATTCCTTTAGTACTGAGTAGTATATAGATATATTCTCTCTTCAAAATATGTTAGATATGATACCAATGTGTTAATCTGTACCCTTTCTGTAGGAATAACAGATTTTAAGAGTCTTTATCTTAAAAGCCAACGTAGCATTTATGAATAGCCTGTCAATAGTATATTTCTTGCACAAGCAAAGCCAAGGGGGCTTTCttcccagctttagcccagagtaaattatttttatcccCACAGCAAGAGAGAGTTACCTCCAAATGCAGTCCCTTTCCACGTCCGCCCAGTTACGAGCTGGAATGGCCGTGTGGAGAtctcctggccagcagcagccactccgACTATCACACTGAGTCCCCAGCCTTTGTGGCAGGCTTCCAGGGCAGCCCTCTTCATggacagacaggacagagcAGGGTGTTTATTGCTGAGGTTTACACTGCCTGGACTGGCAGCACTTCCTTTCCCCCAGTTAATGAATCACCACATCAGCATTTAAGGAACAGTAAATACACTGAAAATTACATTATATTTTTCATTCAGGGTTCAGATTCCCTTACACTTTTAAAGATTCACTTTGCCCTTTTTATATCCTATCTGGCTTTCAGAGAAGTCACTCTGAACTCCCACTGAGAGTCAGGATAAACTGTAATCACAGACCATATTACCAACAGTAAGGAATGCTACTGtaactcctgaaaatccagccTTACATTTAGTAGTACTTCTGCATTTCCAAAGGTGAAATTAATTACTTGAGAAATTAGGGAAATGCTTAGTGATCCCTGAGATTTTACTGTTCATTGCACTATAGATTTTATAAGAGTTTTGTTAATTTCAACTGTCAGCACAGAGAAACTCAGGACCTCAAAACAAGTCTGATTAAGGAAAAAACATTTGTAAGTGCCATTTTCAACCCAAGAAGTAGCAGCTGCTTCCATTACATAATTAGGATTGAGTGTGAATTGTCCTTATGAGTCATAGCAGGTATCATtgttattaagaaaaaaaaaaaattagtggaTCTGGCATATTTTATCTTAAGAAAGCAGCTGATCTTGCTGTTCAGCTGAACTGGTCCCTCCCTGCACACGCTCCTGTTTGCCAAGCACTCACCATGACTCCGACGTTTCCAATGCACTCAAATGAGTAATCCACACCACCATCGGTCATCTCAACCAGAACCTCCTGGATGGGCTTCTTGGAGTCTTGGGGGCTGATGCACTCAGTAGCTCCAAACTCTTTGGCTTTGGCATACTTATCCTTGTTAATGTCAATGCCAATGATCCGGGATGCTCCTGCTACTTTACAGCCCATAATAACCGCCAGCCCAACGCCTCCCAAACCAAACACGGCACATGTAGAGCCAGGCTCCACCTAGGAGTAACAAAGGAATCAtgagcaacagaaaaaaaattcatcctTCCAGGGGAAGAAGAAATGCAGGTTAAGGAGGTTGTAATAAAGGAAAAATGGAGCAAATATACATGGCTCTGAGATTTTATAGACAAGGGAAGCTATATAGAAATTTAATTCTAAAAGCTCTTTAGGCACTACGCCCCTTCTTTTGTCTGAAGACTCATGTCCACACACCTACCACTTCCATCTCACCCTGAGCTTCAGGTTATCAGAATGACTTGCAGCAAGATGAACATGAACCAGAAAAGTAATTCATATATAGCTGCTGTCAAAAGGGGTGCAGAATACTCCACCTGAATTTCCTCCAAAGGGCAACGGGGTCTTTCTAACCTGATCTGGCCTCTTATGGGGAAGTTAGAAATTCTTAGCTAAATTTCATCAGTTGAAGAGGGAGCACAGATTTGGGTACATCCCCTTTTCAGTCCTAGTGTAGTTGCTAAGCTGTGTGTGCCACAAGGCCAGCCTTTACCTTAGCAGTGTTGACAGCAGCCCCATAGCCCGTGGAGatgccacagcccagcaggcacACTTTAtccagaggtgctgcagcaTCTATCTTGGCTACGGAGATATCAGCCACCACGGTGTACTCAGAGAAAGTGCTGGTCCCCATGAAGTGGAAAATCTGCTTTCCCTTGCAGGTGAATCTGCTGGTACCATCAGGCATGACTCCTTTCCCTTGAGTGACTCTTGAGGCAAAGACAGGAAAGTGCAGAGCTTTAAGCAGCAAATACTTTCACCAGATGGAATCCaccaagcagcacagagaggcagCTGCATACTTGCACCTTTGTATTCTGACCACTTTAGTAAACCTAGAAGTTCACAGAAGTGAGATGCTAAACTCCTAAAACCTTATGCAGTTAATTCCTCCAGGGAAAACCTGAAAGAAATGGAGTTTACTCACATGTTGACCTTATTAGTTACCAATGCTACCTGTGCCACAGCACCACACCACTGTCTTGGCCTCCTTCAGTGCCCTCCCCTGAACAGCACCTGTCAGGTTATGTCACTGGGGCTTTTTTTGagtttgggagatttttttttttcagaacaggAGCTGCAAATTTATCTGGGAAGCAGgtgttaaggaaaaaaaaagagctgccTGTATGATTTTGTACCACTTGAGAGCTTTGGTGTTCACTCCCCAGAGCTACATTCCCTGAAGTGGTTCCCTTAAGTATGGATTAAGTATGGAGTCAGAGCATTTATGTTTTCCAACCTGTGGACACAAGGTAGTAGTTTGCACCTTCACATACTTGAAATGAGAGAAACAGTTTTATTTAAAGGAAGAATAGAAATTTTAAGGAAGactaagtggctcctgaaacACCTGCCTTCCAAGTCATTAAATGATGCATCAACAGATTTATTCTTCAAAGAAAACTCCTGTCAATTGCTTTTGCTAACTACAGCAGGTATACACTGAACAAATACCATAGCATGTGTCAAAGTCATACAGACCTTATCTTCTGGCACAGGTTTGTTTTAGGATTCTTACAGAACTTGCACTCTCCACACTGCGGGATGTACAGAGGGATAACAGTGTCCCCTAAGGAAAAAATGTTCTGTGTCTAGTTATTGAGTCAAGCAAGGCACtgtgaaaaaaaatggaagttaCTTGATTCTGCATGTTTTGCTGTGAGCTTGAGTTCACTTAAAACCTTTGTGTACCAAAAGCTGTTTATTGTATACAGAGGTATTATAGAGTGCCAGATAAACAACTTTAATCCTGGCTGAGCAGACAACCCATCTGAAATTCATCATTCCAGAACAAGTAGCAATATTATTGTGAAACAAAACAACCCTAAATCAACACTGAACAACAAGACTAAA contains:
- the LOC102072465 gene encoding alcohol dehydrogenase class-3, with protein sequence MASGVIKCKAAVAWEAGKPLSIEEVEVAPPKAHEVRIKIVATAVCHTDAYTLSGADPEGCFPVILGHEGAGIVESVGEGVTKVKKGDTVIPLYIPQCGECKFCKNPKTNLCQKIRVTQGKGVMPDGTSRFTCKGKQIFHFMGTSTFSEYTVVADISVAKIDAAAPLDKVCLLGCGISTGYGAAVNTAKVEPGSTCAVFGLGGVGLAVIMGCKVAGASRIIGIDINKDKYAKAKEFGATECISPQDSKKPIQEVLVEMTDGGVDYSFECIGNVGVMRAALEACHKGWGLSVIVGVAAAGQEISTRPFQLVTGRTWKGTAFGGWKSVDSVPKLVTEYMSKKIKVDEFVTHTLPFDKINEAFELMHSGKSIRTVLKF